The region CCGTGTAATATCGAGAGTAAAAGTGACCGGAAAATTACCCACGTGGCTGATACCGATGCCGTGATTCAGCAGCGATTAAACGGCAGTATTTCGACGGCGTGCGGACCGGAGCCTGGCTGGAATCCGGTCCACTGTATCCGCGCGGAGATGTAGCCTTTCTCACGAGAATTCGAACCCCGGTGTCGCGACAAAACGGGAGGATCGTGTCTCTGTTCTCGGTTTCTCCCCGTGGGGGATACATGATGCCTCTCGCGATTGATGAGCACGACGCGTACGTTCTTCGAGGAACAAAATCGAAATTCGGaagattgtataaaaatagtcattgcccatttactaataataaatttaataattaattagcaaTTATTATCCGTTAGTTATCTACCAGTTATATACTAGCCGAGAGAAACGAGAGCTTTGGTAGCGACAGCGCGTCAATAAGGAGATTTCTGttttttctagaaaatatCGCGTTTCAGATCGATCCTTAAAGTATAAACGCGCATTGCGACGTATTACCGCTCGAGAATTCCCTGATATCCACTTTAGAGATCGACGTGACCTCGCACGATCTGAAAGACACCCATCCGCGGGAACGAGGGAAACGGACGATACCCGCGTTTTAGAAACCTGCGCGGTTCCCTAACAACAGCGTAAACCTTCTTAAGGTTAAATCCCTAAACGCCATCTTACCCTTAACTTACATATCGAtcggaggaaaagaaagaagaaacgacCGTCCTTACATCGCTAATTCGCGCCGCGATATCAGATAACATTTTGATAGTTTTCTCCGTCCCCGCGATCTCTCGACGATCGAGGGATCAAATCGCATACGGATACCCGCTTACCAAtcatttctctctttgtccttctctctttatctttctctcctttccaCTTTCGTAGGCAGATATCCGGGAACTTGACGACGATCTAGAATCTCTTAAAGTTAAAGATAGTCGAGGACGCGTTGACACTAGCTCAACTATACCGTCTCCGTCGTGCCTCTGTACATTGgtgtttttatttagaaaataattcgaccgtttagaatatatatataatttatgtatatatatatatatactttttttatttatatatagatctgtatatgtatatatttatatagctgCGTCCTACGTTGCTTATAGTACGGTCAATCTCCTCGCGTATGATACACGTCTCGTCTCGCGCGACACGAACTCTCGTTTGCGCGCCCGCCTGGAATAAAACGACCGAGGCGGCGATCGATGGATCTTAACGAGTCGCTCTCGGTTCCCCGAACCGTGATCCTCCGGATCCTCGGAGCCGTACGACTCGTTAAGCTCTCGCCCTCGAATCGGCTTCAAGAGTGACTCGGCGTAGACCGATGCGCTATCGAACTTCGGTTTCGATCGAGCTCGGCGGTCTCGGCACGATCGTCAAGTGGTCGACCGCGCGTATAGAATTTTTACGCGTGtattgtgtatgtatgtatcgCATGGAACACAACAGGCTCCACGTGGCCGATGGCCCGTCATTTccggggagggagagggaggggagggggggaggggatcGTGGACCGACCCTGTCTTCCCACGGGTTATATCCACCCGCCAAGGGATTTCCGTTTGGCATCACTCATCCTCAACAGTGCTGATCTTGCGGTCATCAGTGATAAGACGGACGTGATAAAAATCCTGGCGAAAGTCATTCCCGTGCCCGTTGGGGTCTTCTTTTTCCCGGGATTCTGAGGTGACGACTCCCCACGGTGACGTAGAGAGGGTATTAATCTTCGAGCAGTCGCGCGGGAAGATGGGCTTATTAAGGACCGCTTAGGGTTATAGACGAGGTGTATAATTTTCGGAATGCCATCTCGTTCCGAAAAAGATGCGGCATCTTTCACGGATATATACTTAATGCGAAGTATTACCCGCACCTTTTACGATGGGGAGCCCATTGGTTTTTTGCTTGCTTGATGCATCATTACAGATCGAAAGAAGATAAAggcgatttttaaaaaaattggaaaaataaaaatttagaaacatatttttaaaaatataatctgcgAACAATTTAGACTTTGCGGCACTCAAATTACACTATAAAGCCCTCACAAGTATCAAATaaatgttcaatattttttttctgacaaCGATATATCGTGAAGGCGATTAGACGTTATATCTAACAACTCAGATTCATTTCTTCTCTTCGagaacttaaataaaattataaactaacAAATGTCCCTTTAGCACTGATCGTTGGCTTTGGGCTAATCGCGGCGTCATTGATCCACGATGGCCGGTCCACGACGATACTAATATTTCGATCGTATACGAATAGAAGTCTcgaataaattgtatatcgTGGCGATATGGCGAACACACTTTCGGTGTGATCTTTTTGGTCTCGCTTCTTGATATTCTTCGACAATGTTTCGTCAGTCTTCTTCCCGTTTCACCAGTTTCAATTCTTCTCTGTGTTGCGCGACGAAGAGGAACTTTCTTCTGATTGGTCTCCGCTGGCCTCCTTCAGCATCTTTCCCACTTGTCAACTGCGATTTCCTTCCATGTGAAACAACGCGGAGGAGTCCACGATGATCGTGcgatcgcgatttttttttctgggCTACAAATCCCGTCTCCCGTTTTCTCGATCTGCAACGCGACGCGTCCGATTTATCGTCTACGCTCGGTACGTGCCGATCACGCCCATGTCAAGGCTGTCACGCAACTCCATCTCCAACTGGGCCTCCCTGTGTTTGTCAGACCGGTGCGATGTTaccggtggcggcggcggaggCGGAGGCGGACCGGCGTCCCGCTCGCGATTTCTCTCGCGGGCGGACGACCTGTCCTTCTCGCGCTCTCTCGTGTGGTGATGATAATGATGAGCGGCGTGGCCGTTGACCGGCAGAGTGGGATACGACGATTGGCCGCAGTTGGGCTGATGTCTGGAgggcagcggcggcggtgaCGGCTGATGGCGACCACCGGCCGGGATTCCGTTCTGAAGTCCGGACTCCAGAGTTCGTATCCGATCGTCCGGCTCTCTGGCGGAGAGTTGCGGTTGCGAGTGTGGCGTACGGCGCAGGGAGTGACTGGAATAATGGGATCTCGTGCCGCTAGACGTGACCCCGTCGATCGGCGCTGCGTTCAGCGAGGCTGTGCCGTCGTCCAAGACACCTCTGacccctcctccccctccgctacttcctcctcctcctcctcctcggtGACCGGACGCGTTGTTCGCAACGGGCAGCGTCCCCGGGCGGCGCATCTGGCGCGCCGTCTCGCCATCGATGTAGGTGAAGCCCTCGGCGAGGGTGGTGCTGCCGTGAGGCAGGAACCAAACCCCGCCGGTCCCGGGGCTCGCCGCCCGAAGTTCTAGCTACAGCTCCGTCACCGGTATTGGCTTAATACCGGCTGCTATTTGTGcgtgctgctgctgctgctgttgctgctgctgcagcTGCTgaagatgatgatgatgatgatgcgTGGGCACCGACTGGGACTGCGGTGTCTGATGGTGATGGTGATGGTGATGGGCGTGGGCCGAGCGGACGATGTACTCGTCGTCGCTGAAGGTCTTCTGGTACTCGTGCTCCTTCCGCGATATCGCACGATTCTTCCACTTGTAGTCCTTGAGCGCGTCCCGCACGCGTCTGCGACATCGATAGTACAGGAACAGCGCGAGGCCAACGAAGAGGGCTAATCCGCCGGCGCACACCGTCACTAGCAGAGCCTGCTTGCGCGGATCCGAGAAGGCGCAGCCTAACTCGTCAGCGCTCATGCCCTTGATGGGCTTGCCCTTGGACTCGGGTGGCTCGGCACATATCACCGAGCTCGAGTTCCTCGGGATGAGTATCTCGGCCAGCCAGAGCTGACTGCAATCGCACACTAGCGGATTCTCGCTTAGATCCAACCGGCGTAGCTCGTTCCAAGCGACCAACGACTCCGAGAACGTGACAAAGGCGTTGTCGCGCAGCATCAGATGCCTCAAATTCGGCAAGCCGGCCAGAGAACCGTCCTCCATGGTGGTCAgccgtttattattattcaatacgAGAGTCTCTAGATTGGCATTATCCGAGAAGGCTCCCTTTTCCACGGTGGTAAGCAGTTTGGCGCCACACACGTCGAGCTTCTTCAACGTCGACAGACCTTGGAAGGCTCCCGATCGCAGGATCGTGAAGAAGTTCTGGCCCAAGGTGAGCTCCTCCAGGCGTGGCAATACCGCCAGCTGCTTCGTCGGCACTTCGCGCAACTTGTTAGCACCCAGTTTCAAGGTGCGAAGGGCGTTCAGGCCGCGAAACGCGCCGTCGCTGATGTTGTCCAGTCCGGCGCCCATGATATCCAGCACCGCCAGTTGCTCGAGACCCTTGAACGCGTCGTCCGGCAACGAGGAGAAGGCGTTCCAGCCGATATGAAGCTCGGCGAGGGCGTTCAACGGCGCTAGGGCTGGCGACGGAATAGTTCGCAATTGGTTGTCGTCGAGATACAGCACCCGGAGGGTGCCCAACTTCTGAAACGCGCCTGGCTCCACCTTCGATATGCGATTCTGGCCGAGATCGAGTTCCTCGAGCTTCGACAGGTAGGCAAATAGGCCGTTCTTCAGCGTCTCCAAGTAGTTGTCCCGTAGATTCAACACCGTGAGGGATTTGAGGCCCTGGAACGTCTTCTCGGTCAGCGCCGAGATCTTGTTGTGCTTCAGATGGAGCTCCACGAGGTGCCGTTGAGCATCGAAACTACCGTTGGGGATGGTGAACAGGTGGTTGCTGGAGAGATCGACGTTCTTCAAATCGCCGTAGAACTGGAAGGCTGCCGCGTCCACGATCTTGATGCGATTCTCCTTCAGCACTATCCGCTGAATGCTGGGATTTAGCGCGATAGGTATCACGTCCAGATTAGCGCCCACGCAGGAGACCACCAGGGTGTCGTCGTCGCAGGTGCAGCCGTTAGGGCAGAAAGTCCGTGCCTCGGCCGTACCGAGGGCGAAAAGGCCGACCAGGACGAGCAGGTGGAGAACGCCGATGACGGTGAAGCTGCGTCGCGACGTCTGTAACAATAAACGGAGAAGTTTGATTAATTATGGCAGATAAAAAAGTCTTATATGAAGTCACACATAAATATCGCGATAGTTATACACTCTAGCTTCGGGAATAATTTCGAAGAATAAAATTCGCACGTCAATTCCATTTGAGTTTCGTCTATTCGAGAATCACTATCGGAGAATGGACAAACTCCCCGAGTCTATGTCTAGCGTAGAACGCTGTCGACAGTTGCCTCGGGGAATCGATACTGTCTGGTGCACACCGCACCCAATTTATGCCGGTTTTACGACAAGAGCGTTGAATTATTTTCCGCGAAGCTCACCGCGCCGTGGCCGACGAGCAGCAACGCGCTCGTTcattctccctctccctctcctt is a window of Temnothorax longispinosus isolate EJ_2023e chromosome 1, Tlon_JGU_v1, whole genome shotgun sequence DNA encoding:
- the LOC139816624 gene encoding uncharacterized protein; amino-acid sequence: MRRPGTLPVANNASGHRGGGGGGSSGGGGGVRGVLDDGTASLNAAPIDGVTSSGTRSHYSSHSLRRTPHSQPQLSAREPDDRIRTLESGLQNGIPAGGRHQPSPPPLPSRHQPNCGQSSYPTLPVNGHAAHHYHHHTREREKDRSSARERNRERDAGPPPPPPPPPVTSHRSDKHREAQLEMELRDSLDMGVIGTYRA
- the LOC139816612 gene encoding uncharacterized protein yields the protein MGDVHGPLLVSDPGQEDTTAWDDVGTSAAVGMLREKYYWENYESLERRQHIAVTSLPSTRRHRIIAKQSKLNFDVSRARSNDQQRGEQLKMRETSRRSFTVIGVLHLLVLVGLFALGTAEARTFCPNGCTCDDDTLVVSCVGANLDVIPIALNPSIQRIVLKENRIKIVDAAAFQFYGDLKNVDLSSNHLFTIPNGSFDAQRHLVELHLKHNKISALTEKTFQGLKSLTVLNLRDNYLETLKNGLFAYLSKLEELDLGQNRISKVEPGAFQKLGTLRVLYLDDNQLRTIPSPALAPLNALAELHIGWNAFSSLPDDAFKGLEQLAVLDIMGAGLDNISDGAFRGLNALRTLKLGANKLREVPTKQLAVLPRLEELTLGQNFFTILRSGAFQGLSTLKKLDVCGAKLLTTVEKGAFSDNANLETLVLNNNKRLTTMEDGSLAGLPNLRHLMLRDNAFVTFSESLVAWNELRRLDLSENPLVCDCSQLWLAEILIPRNSSSVICAEPPESKGKPIKGMSADELGCAFSDPRKQALLVTVCAGGLALFVGLALFLYYRCRRRVRDALKDYKWKNRAISRKEHEYQKTFSDDEYIVRSAHAHHHHHHHQTPQSQSVPTHHHHHHLQQLQQQQQQQQQHAQIAAGIKPIPVTEL